The nucleotide window AATGTATGACAATGACTTTGTGTCGCTTTACGAtgacaaaaactttttttttttgttgaataagctaaattagcccacttaAATTGGCATTTGAGAGAATCAAACTTAAGACTTCGAGGAGAGGCGCACTCCCAGATCCCAAGCCAATATCatcaggccaacccaagtgggtttggATGACAAAACCTTATTCTTAATAAATAGATGATTTTGCTAGATTGGTATTGGTTAGAAGTAAAGtaaatttaaaatgattaatatcTAGATAGATTCAAGTAAAAGTATGTCATACATTAATTTTGAGACTAAAGTTTAAAATTCAAACTTCAAGATAGAATCCATTTTAGATGCAGAAtatccaaacatgtcaaaatccaTTTTAAATCTTTAGAATAAATTTTGCATCCTACAAAAGTAGAACCAAACAAACGCctacattttctaaaaaatccTTCCCAAAAGTTGTCCCTTGTGGCccattttctgatttttttttttttttacaaatattttctgaagttttttttcttttataaaaaattgcagTTACATGCTGAAGCTGGAAAAGGTCAATTTGAGCTGGTTTTGGGACATATGGTTTGTACAAAATCCGCAGACAACTTAGTTTACACACGTGAAACTGTTAGGGCAATTGCTAGAAAACATGGCTTGCTTGCTACTTTTGTTCCAAAGTACGTACCAAGTGTGGCAATATCCATTGCAAGTATGTATAAAATAtaggtttaatagcagttttcacctcctaactttcacgaagttgcgattttgatcccctaagaaaaaaaaactaccaaatcgccccctaagttttgcaactgtagcagttttagccccccagaccaaaaaaaaataaaaaaattaacacgtgacacctcacttaggatgccacgtcagcgtagaccgagtcaaaattgatcttgggggccaaaactaccACATgtgcaaatataaatatatgtagttTAGATTgtgaaaatgtttttaaataagTGGGAGTtcaggtatgctccatttaggtTTTGCTCCATTTAATCCATTTAAGCTTCGGATGGAAGACATGTGGCAAAATTAAATTCAAGGgttgagatttatttaattaaaataaagaacatgtattttatttaataaaataaattagtttcttcttcttctaacgCCATCGTTGTTGTTTCCTCTCTTCCCATCATCGCCCCTCTTTCTCCCATCATCATCTCGCCGCCGCCGTCATAAACTATTCCATTGGAATctacaaaatcaaaaacaatcAAACACAAATAAGAATTAGattagataaaaaataatgaacttCACAGTGATGAAAAATACATAACAGAGAAGACAGAAGGTAGTGCTTTGTTTAGTGATTAAGTGATGTCAGTgctttgtattttattttaattaaataaatctcaacCCTTGAATTTAATTTTGCCACATGTCTTCCATCTGAAGCTTAAATGGAttaaatggagcatacctgaATTCAGTGAATGCATTCTATTATATTCCTAAACTACATAAGCAACATGGTTTTTTGGTAAACAAAGATGGTTGTGTGTGTAGACAACAATgcctaagagtgtgtttggatgagataattgtaattgaaattttcatttcaatttttttggttatgatagaataaaaaaaattcattcttaAGCATTGTTGAAGTTAAGAAACCAAATTCAAAGTATATAATATAGATCAATATGCAAAACATGAAAATCGGGGGACTATTttgcaaatttttaaaattttaatggactaatttgtgaattttgaaaaatatagggACAAACTTGAAAATTAGAAAGAATTATAATGACCAATTTTACATTCATTGTATAGAGAGTGAAGGTATGGAGTTTCTTAGTTTTTAATTAGGTATCATTTGAAATTTCTTAAAACTATCTTTAATAAATACGTCTTCCAAATTTATAATGCGATTCACCAAATTTATAATCGAAACAATGTAATTTACATGACAAATTTGAATTACCCTATAAAATTACATTACATCAAAACATTCCTTTATCCAAACACACTCGAACACTTTATATCTTTGTTTTTAAATAGTATTTAAAGATTTAATAATTTCAAGTGTTTGGATAAACTACTTATTGATCTGTCCTAGTGAGCTTAGCTCGGTTGGTAAGGACAATAGATAATATATACAAGATCCGgcgttcaaaccccgaccataaaaaaaaaaaaaaaactacttattGATCTTTGGAAATAACACGGATGTTGTTTACTTACAAAAGGCACAAATAACACACCAAATTTAGCCGTATGGAGTGCATGTTTCGATGAATGGTGAGATTGAAAAATCGCAGTGACTCACATTAATTGTGGaaagttaaatttattttttccaacaTCGCGGTGGTTCACCGTAATTTTATCAATCTCACATCTCAAAGCGAACTCTTTTTTCCTCTAAATAGCACAAAAGTTAACAAATTGAAGTTTGTAACAGTGTTTTCTTGCAATATTGAAGGTACACATTAGATGATCTGGGTTCTGGATGCCATGTTCATCTAAGCTTGTGGCAGAATGGCCGAAATGTATTTATGGCATCTGATGAATCATCAAAGTATGGAATATCAACTTTGGGAAAAGAATTTATGGCTGGAGTTCTACATCATCTTCCTTCTATTTTGTCATTTGTGGCACCACTTCCTATCAGGTTTCTGTTATCTATAACCACTCATTCTCCTATATTACGCTTGTTTTGTCTTAATCCAGAAAGTGGGACATCAAGAATTGATATCGGAACCATTGTTGTTAGAATCCCGACTTAAATTCTAAAATTCAGGATTTTGCGACTTTCTTTACCTTCAACGAACAAAATCCATAGTAGAATCCTAAAATAGGCAAAATTCATCGATTTtaattgcgattttacgatttcttataaACGAAGTAATTTATGAATATATACCAATTAGaacatatatttagtattattgttttttggtaaaattcatcgattttgattgcgattatACAATTTCCTATATCTATTCAACAAAAGTActtgagtaaaatccttcgattttgattaCGATTTTACAAGTCTCGATTTTGCTATTCCTTCTATGTTTTCTTACATCGCTGCTCAATTTTATTGTAGTTATGATCGATTGCAGCCGAACACATGGAGTGGTGCATACATGTTCTGGGGAAATGAAAATAGGGAGGCTCCATTGCGTGCTTCAACTCCTCCTGGAACTCCTAATGGTTTTGCgagtaattttgagtttaaatcaTTTGATGGTTGTGCAAACCCATACTTAGGCTTATCTGCTATAATTGCTGCTGGCATTGATGGTCTACGTAGGCATCTTTCACTTCCTGAACCTGTTGGTAAGATAATATAAACTAGACAACTGTAGGAATATGCATCAATCATAGCATTTTCTTTCTTACTGTTCTTTCATGTTCCCTTTGCTTATTTGTATGATTGTTGCACAATATTTTGGCCTGtgcttttgtaaaaaatattaattaaataataagcTTCGTATTTCATATAAGAAACAGATACAAATCCAGATCCAGAAAAACTTCAGAGATTACCAAAATCACTTTCAGAATCTTTGGAAGCTCTTCATAAGGCTGACTTTCTAGAGGAGTTTATTGGTGACAAGTTGCTGACTGCCATAAAGGCGATTCGAAAGGTACTTATTTTCCACAGTCACAAATATCAGTCGTAAGATGAAGACTAGGCGACTCATATcctaagttttattttatgatgactTAGCGAAATCAAAATATTAGTCGTGGTTTCATCAAACAAttcagaaaaacaattttctagaGTTTGTTTCTAAAGTCTTAAATTTTTTCCACCATCCCCTCTTAtcttttaatgaaattgatTCATTCAGCCAATCAACTAACTTTGAAGCTTAATGTTGCCAGGCTGAAATTGATCATTACTCGAAGAACAAGGATGCATACAAGCAACTCATACACCGTTATTGAACTGCTTAATGTCATGTTACATTTATTTGGTTGTAGATGTtctctcaaaataaaattacaactcACATGATAGAACATGTGCAACGGAATAAAAGCAACATGACACCGTTTCCATCCGATGCAAATGCACTATTACAATCCACGTCACAATAGAAATTACAACATAGTCTTCTCCCCCTCAATAATTTTATGTAGTATTCCTTGCTTAGCTTTATTCTCTTCTTGCGGATGTAATAATATGTGAactaattttagaaaatttcaaCCTAAGTCAGCAATAAAGGAAATTGAAagtgcaatttttttatatgtgacGGAGGGATAATCAGTTAGTATAATGTAAAATGTACCCCTATCATTGAAGtataagtttaatttttatcacaacaaatcatatgtGTAACTATATAAGCagttatgatcaaattcaaatgtttttcagtcatttgacaattatgattaattgagaAACAAACATGTGGGTGGGGGATCATCATAAATTCATAATGATCATTCTGTACGAGAAAAGTTGATAAATCACAATGATTTGATACAAAATCAATTACAGCCAATCGAAAAAGCTATGAAATAATGTTGTTTCAAGTGGAATTAATTCAATAGTCTAGATCCTTTCTAAAGTaagatcaaaatatatttgcatctcACTAAAATTGTGGTTGATAATTTGAACGTCTGTCAGAGAGGTTGTtgaacgttttttttttataaggcaagAAGTAGGTTGGACATCAAGGAACGCCGGAAACATCCCAATTTTCAACTAGGTTGGTATCTAACTGAAACTCTCATTCTCTACCTCCTACTCCGTAtatattattaaagaaaaaaggaaaaatatatatataagacggcggactaggccaaaaccctaaaaaaaaaatgaaaaaaaataaaaataaaaaagaaaaaacaataatccTAGGGAGAACGATAGTTAGGCAAGAGGACCCTTAGATCGGGTTTGATATCCAGCCTTAactattttcttcttctgtcCCTTCGACATAAAGGGAGTGAAAGGAACTTCAACTGAGGCACTTTGAGCTAATACATCTTGCACTAAATTCATTTACTTTTGTATAACTGGATCCAACGGGTCATCAAGACCAGCAATAATATACTAAATATCCGGCACAAAGTCTGTAGCCAAAGTAAGAATCGGCTAGTGGACAGTCTGCACTAAGGTCATGTCATGTAATGGTGATTGTTGCTTAACTAGCTCATCAAAGACGTTATGTTGTAACAACATATGAAACGAAGTTTGAGACTTTTCAATATGTTACGGGGATGTATCAATAGAAATAACACATAAATTACTTTCTACTTGTGCATCAATATAGTGTGTTGGCTGCTCATGTTGAGTAACAGGTGCCTCAGCAATCTCTGTCTGTCTGTCTGCGAACTCAGTTCCATGGTCTGTGTGCACCTCCTGCTGATGATGAGATGCCTCAAAAGCTTTAGAGGAGCCTATGTCGGAGGGATTATCCTTTTCTTTCCATCCTTGCCTGGACTGCTTATGTGAAAGTTCAACATTTTTCCGTTTATCAACAAGAAGAACCTTATTGTGTTTGTCTTAATTTTTCGGATGTAACCATCGAAAAGATGATACATTATGTGCAATACTTTTACAGTGAGTGCAAAACTCAGGCAGCCCCTCCTATTTCGTTGCCATCGGAAATGCATAACCTTCCCGTTGCACCAtaacttcataaaaaatgttCCCGGAAAGGTCTAAGTCCACCAAAACTCTAACATAATGACCAAACAATTTGTTCTTAGTAACATTATCAATTAGAAACGGAGTCCCGATAGACCACTCTATTTAATACAAGGttctctccatccaatattcttgtgGAAACTCCCACAGTCGTATCCGATAACAACCCATTTTTTtgctagaattattttattatttattatgtgtttatgtgtgattaGTTGTCCTTGTATGTGTTGTGTTTTGTCCTTGTATGTGTTTTGTTTGAGATTAGTTGTCCTTGCTAggagggtattttagtcattttatactaaggggtattttggtcgttttgcgggtaagggtaaattagtcattttattaagaaggttatttttggtgttttagtgagaataattatttttactaatttaCTAGTGAGTTGGGGTAATTATTTAGAGATGATAATTATTCGATGTTTTAACAGTTTAAGTGAGTAGTAACTTTTGagaattaattaataagaatgtTAAGCTCATTATGACAATTAGAAACCTAGCCTAATTAGAGAGTGGTATATATACATAACTCTTATGAGGAAACTTGGTTAaaccattcattcatttcatttcacaaacttAAGAGGTATAGAGAGAAAGTAGATCACAAATTTGGAGAAGAGGAAAGAAGAGGAAGTTAGAGAAAAGTTAGGGGTTTGAGAGCTAGAGGGGAGATTGAAGCTTAAGCTAGTGGATTGAAAACCTATAGGTAAGGGGGATAGATCCTTTCACTCAATTAAGCTATAATCTCATCTTTTCAATTATGGGTCATAAGTGCTTTTGTATTAATTATgacttttgtgatttttgatgatgaatttcgTGCTCTTAATTTATGTGTTATAATGGATATGTTAAACTTCATGAAATTGATGTGTTTATATGTTCAAGTTCatagttgttgttggtgataagttgttttggtgatttttgttcaattaagtgTAATCCATGAATTGATGAGTGATTATTGTTGGAACATGTTCAAATTCACTTCATAAATGATTATATATGCTTGTATGTTGTTGGGGTTTGAATTGGTGTGCTGGTTTGTGAAGtttgaatgaaaatgagaaaatatgaGTTTCTGGTGAAAAATGAACTAGATGATTTTGCTGAGAATTGATGTCATGATTCCATGTTTGCAAGTgttttgattgccttttgatgTATGTTAGGGACGAATTTGGATCAAAGGGgatcaaaattagggtttttggagtgaaattTGATGGGTTCCTAAGAGGAAACCCAAAAGTTGGGCTTCCTGTTTTGCTGCAGCTCGCCTGGCGAGTTCATGGCACGTTGTGGCGAGTTGCTCAGTACAACAACCCATGTTTTGGGCATTCCAGGTACTTGGGGGTCGATCCAAACTTTCATAAACGATTCTTTTGATGTATTTAACCGTTATTATGCTTTCTAAACCTTTGGAAACATCAAATGGATTGGATTGAGATTGGTTTTGTGAATCGAGTTGAAATCATTTGAGAAATGTTCAAGAACATGAAATTTTCCAAAAGTCGATTTTTTCTAGAAAATTGCTAAGGTTATGGTTTGTTTTCTATAGAAATGATTATAAAATGGTTTTGAAAGGTGTGTGTAAGCTTTAAACTTAGTTTTGCTTTGAAAATGGATTtcttttggaaaatggtaaaatgaGACGAACTGAGTTCAATTTTGGAATTAATCATAATTGGCTTATGATATGGATGTGAATGTGCTACTGTAATCATATATTACGTGTGGATATACTTTGTTGATGTGTTTGAACATGTATTCCTTGTCCTTGGTGAATTACTTAGAAAAAGATGAATGTTGTGAAAATAGACGAACTTTGTCAAATTGAGGTTGTATGTTCGAATAACTTTTAATTGGCTTTGTATTCATGATGATATGATAGATAAGAATGAATCAATGATGATTTGGTGTTTAATATGATGAATGTCATGATGTGGTTAGATGTTcgtattttatgtgaaatgtgatCGTGAAACTTTATTGTTTCCTTGAGGTGATAGTTGTTaataatgatgattatgttgatgattttaatgatgatgatttatTGATGACGATGAATTCTTACATGCAAAATGacgatgattttgatgatgaccACATGTATGAAAAGTGACAATGATCAAGATGATGATTTGTTGAATGACCACATGCAttattgagtcatatgttcatgtaTTCATAAGTAGGATATTTATATCCAACTATGATGACTAGGATACTTGTATCCAACGACGATGACTAGAATACTATGTATTCAACGACGATGATTATGATACAGTTGCATCAAGTGAAGGTGactggtaccacatgcatataaagtTGTGTATAGAGCGCATTGCATATATTTGATAATTGGTGAGTCATGTCATATTTGACTATGTGCTTGGTTATGTGTATTGGTGAAACTTAATGATTTATGTACTTGGTGAAATTTGGTGAATATATGAAGATGTGAAGGTGTACTTGTTATAGTATTATGCTTGTATGCTTGATgtttaataatgatgatgagtTCATTATGAATGACTTTAATTTAGTGTTGTTAATCATTTGAACTTAAATATGTTGTATTACTTTCAATTgattataatttaattgtggaaTGTTATCTAACTCTCGgtggtcgtttggttgaccgTCTGCCAATTCGTATGAATGGGTAGACGActtgcaggattagttgctttgATTGCTTGTGAGTATGCTTGAGGCTAGCTTTGGAGCTAACTCGTTTTTTGCTTTGGAGTCTTAGTGTCGGGCTCTAATTAGGATGTCTGTCGTTATTTATGTCTGTCCCACATGAAACCATGAGTTGGATGGAATCTTACAGAACTTGCATCTCCTTGATTAGTACCAACAACTTTTGCAGATGAACATGTGTTTCCACTGATTTTTGTTAAACAATCGTTGGTTTAAAATTAAtcacttgcaagatcaaccagtaaatcttaaggACATATTGTGCTTTGTTATTTTCCAGAAATTTACGATTGTTAAGAATATGAAAAGACTATAGAGATAACTTATCGAATTTGACCCAGTCAAATCCGTTGAAGTTAAAACCGAAACAAAAAGGGATTGCTTGGAATAAACAAGTAAAATGCAAagatatttagaaaaaaaacttaaactgcattgattgaatgtaaattggtacacatgatcatacattgcaacttgtgactcgtttctCTCTTCCATGCGAATaatttgagtgtaagttttgtGTATGATTGGATTGTAACCACTTTCCCTTGAGAGAAACTACTATTTTTACTAATAGAAATAACTACCTATATttgaatctgaaattacaaCTGCTATAAATGAACAGTGTTTATCTATTCGATTTTGAATTTCGAATATGTGCATCCGTTGTTTGACCTTATCCGAAACAAACTGCCCTTCGATACCTCTTGCTTGTCGAACTGAAATACGTGCTTCGAGCATTTCGAGCAAGTCCAACTTCGATTTAAATATTTAGGAATAAGAGAGTATTCTTTATTTCTTCGATGACAAGGTCAACCTTGATTTGACTACATTTAAGATAGCCCTTTTAAAATATAGGCTAACAAATTGCCCCCCAAAAACGTTTTTGTTTGACTGATTTTCTGGGTAGGgagaaaaataagtttttgatgCCCTGTGTAATGCCCTCTttgattatatgattattttgttgagtttagagtataattatatgatttatgtgatttaattaaatatgtgatGTGTTGTGGATTTATTAAgtagcttattttattatttaatagaataagatttgaaaataaaataaatattgagatgaggggttgttttgagaatttagagagttttgtgggaaaagaggaaataagataaaatagatgggaggAGATAAATAGGGGAAAAtaggtttagaattatttttcacgtacgatcagttttggagaaaaagggagaaaaaccaagagaagggaagaaccaagagaggctGCCGATTTCGAAtcataaggtaagggtgagactaacattcaatcttcttcaaCCTTTGATTATGAtcattagatttaacatgttgtagggttagtttttgagaatt belongs to Medicago truncatula cultivar Jemalong A17 chromosome 6, MtrunA17r5.0-ANR, whole genome shotgun sequence and includes:
- the LOC25481036 gene encoding type-1 glutamine synthetase 1 isoform X2; this translates as MDLIELSKAVENVELVDTLDTDVSFVRILWVDNSGQHRCRAIPRKRFYDVVTKNGVGLAFVSMVMTSFLDGSPAGSGLGSVGEARLTPDLSTKRTIPWSKQDEIVLGDLNLQPGQAWEYCPREALRRVSKILKDEFDLAMNAGFENEFFLLKSAIREGKEEWIQFDSTPYCSSSAFDVASPILREVTSALHSMGIPVEQLHAEAGKGQFELVLGHMVCTKSADNLVYTRETVRAIARKHGLLATFVPKYTLDDLGSGCHVHLSLWQNGRNVFMASDESSKYGISTLGKEFMAGVLHHLPSILSFVAPLPISYDRLQPNTWSGAYMFWGNENREAPLRASTPPGTPNGFASNFEFKSFDGCANPYLGLSAIIAAGIDGLRRHLSLPEPVDTNPDPEKLQRLPKSLSESLEALHKADFLEEFIGDKLLTAIKAIRKAEIDHYSKNKDAYKQLIHRY
- the LOC25481036 gene encoding type-1 glutamine synthetase 1 isoform X1, which produces MDLIELSKAVENVELVDTLDTDVSFVRILWVDNSGQHRCRAIPRKRFYDVVTKNGVGLAFVSMVMTSFLDGSPAGSGLGSVGEARLTPDLSTKRTIPWSKQDEIVLGDLNLQPGQAWEYCPREALRRVSKILKDEFDLAMNAGFENEFFLLKSAIREGKEEWIQFDSTPYCSSSAFDVASPILREVTSALHSMGIPVEQLHAEAGKGQFELVLGHMVCTKSADNLVYTRETVRAIARKHGLLATFVPKYTLDDLGSGCHVHLSLWQNGRNVFMASDESSKYGISTLGKEFMAGVLHHLPSILSFVAPLPISYDRLQPNTWSGAYMFWGNENREAPLRASTPPGTPNGFASNFEFKSFDGCANPYLGLSAIIAAGIDGLRRHLSLPEPVETDTNPDPEKLQRLPKSLSESLEALHKADFLEEFIGDKLLTAIKAIRKAEIDHYSKNKDAYKQLIHRY